The Virgibacillus dokdonensis genome includes a window with the following:
- a CDS encoding bile acid:sodium symporter family protein, whose protein sequence is MQAFIKFSHFIGKTFAIWVLLVAVIAFLLPEQFLWIGNYISILLGIIMFGMGMTLSVHDFREVARQPKSVAIGVVLQFLFMPLIAYGLAKGLNLPPEISIGVILVGACPGGTASNVMTFLAKGNTALSVAITSVSTLLAPLLTPAIIYFLAQEWLQVSASSMFMSVVKIVLLPIVLGLIVQLFLKEQAKKTVDIMPLVSVVAIVLIVAAVVAGSKDKIIESGLLIFAVVILHNGFGYLVGFFIAKLFRLTNTDQKAVSIEVGMQNSGLGAALAAAHFSPLAAVPSAIFSFWHNISGPILATYWAQKAKK, encoded by the coding sequence ATGCAAGCATTTATCAAATTCAGTCACTTTATCGGAAAAACATTTGCTATTTGGGTATTGTTGGTGGCGGTAATAGCTTTCTTGTTGCCAGAGCAATTTTTATGGATTGGTAATTACATATCAATTTTGTTGGGAATTATCATGTTTGGGATGGGGATGACATTATCGGTGCATGATTTTCGGGAAGTCGCTCGCCAACCGAAAAGTGTAGCTATTGGTGTTGTTTTACAATTTTTGTTCATGCCGCTTATTGCTTATGGTTTAGCAAAAGGGTTAAACTTACCACCAGAAATTTCCATTGGAGTTATTTTAGTTGGAGCTTGTCCTGGAGGTACAGCCTCTAATGTCATGACATTTTTAGCAAAAGGGAATACAGCTCTTTCTGTTGCTATCACATCTGTATCCACATTGCTTGCGCCTTTGTTAACACCTGCCATTATCTATTTTCTAGCGCAAGAGTGGTTACAGGTATCCGCATCAAGCATGTTTATGTCGGTTGTAAAGATTGTCTTGTTACCTATTGTTTTAGGATTAATTGTCCAACTTTTCTTAAAAGAACAAGCAAAGAAAACCGTTGATATTATGCCCCTTGTCTCTGTAGTTGCTATTGTTTTAATTGTTGCTGCTGTTGTTGCAGGTAGTAAAGACAAGATCATCGAATCAGGCTTGCTCATATTTGCAGTTGTAATATTACATAATGGGTTTGGTTATTTAGTTGGCTTCTTTATTGCGAAGTTATTTAGACTAACAAACACGGATCAAAAAGCTGTTTCTATTGAAGTTGGCATGCAAAATTCAGGTTTGGGTGCGGCATTAGCTGCTGCTCATTTTAGTCCGCTTGCAGCAGTTCCTAGCGCCATCTTTAGCTTTTGGCATAACATATCCGGGCCCATACTGGCAACATATTGGGCGCAAAAAGCGAAGAAATAA
- a CDS encoding DUF2332 family protein, with the protein MRDERTGMPVLYKESPLVAWRVGVDLYVSEVNNPENVNWLEALIGPGHKHRLGLFRKAVQQMQACPVKLIEGDGVVLLSEIAKQASHNASLCIFHTHVANQMLQEVKQQLLTSIQKVGENRDIFHLYNNICDANLHLDYVIKGEKHIHIIGQIDGHGKWFSWN; encoded by the coding sequence ATCAGAGATGAAAGGACTGGAATGCCTGTTCTGTATAAAGAAAGTCCACTAGTTGCATGGCGAGTTGGCGTTGATTTGTATGTGAGTGAAGTTAATAATCCTGAGAATGTAAATTGGTTAGAAGCTTTGATTGGGCCAGGACATAAGCATAGATTAGGTTTGTTCAGAAAGGCTGTGCAACAGATGCAAGCCTGTCCTGTAAAGTTAATTGAGGGAGATGGGGTGGTGTTACTTTCTGAAATTGCTAAGCAAGCATCTCATAATGCGTCCTTATGCATTTTTCATACGCATGTAGCAAATCAAATGCTGCAAGAGGTAAAGCAACAATTGCTAACAAGCATACAAAAAGTGGGTGAAAATAGAGACATTTTCCATTTATATAACAATATATGTGATGCAAATCTTCATCTAGATTATGTGATAAAAGGGGAGAAACATATACATATTATTGGCCAGATAGATGGACATGGCAAATGGTTTAGCTGGAATTAG
- a CDS encoding ABC transporter ATP-binding protein, whose amino-acid sequence MIELQDIEIAYDDFIAMNELNITINEGEFFTLLGPSGCGKTSLLRTITGFVSPSKGRIIIDGKDVTEESVEKRGVGIVFQSYAIFPTMNVFENIAFGLRVKRLSKKAIKEKVLEIARMVDLNEEHLQRNASELSGGQQQRVAIARALVLQPKILCLDEPLSNLDAKLRNQLRVELKRLQKQFGITTVYVTHDQEEALTMSDKIAVFNNGKLEQLGTPNDVFNNPTSEFVATFIGDSNVLETKELATFLNAKNLSRPSGKSYLRLNHVHTKPIKEAIELDAVVTNVEYFGLYSKYTFKTVFGLTLRNVEVDLSNHMNIGDNVTLYLKQSDFIHL is encoded by the coding sequence ATGATTGAATTACAAGATATTGAAATTGCCTATGATGATTTTATTGCCATGAATGAACTTAACATCACGATCAATGAAGGCGAATTTTTTACGCTGTTAGGTCCTTCTGGATGTGGAAAAACAAGTTTACTTCGAACCATTACAGGGTTTGTTTCTCCGTCTAAAGGACGAATTATTATTGATGGAAAAGATGTGACGGAGGAATCCGTAGAAAAAAGAGGCGTTGGCATCGTTTTTCAATCATACGCGATTTTTCCAACGATGAATGTATTTGAAAATATTGCCTTCGGGTTACGAGTGAAACGATTATCAAAAAAAGCAATAAAAGAGAAAGTATTGGAAATTGCTCGGATGGTTGATTTAAACGAGGAGCATTTACAGCGAAACGCCTCCGAACTATCTGGCGGACAGCAACAGCGGGTTGCCATTGCCCGTGCATTAGTGCTTCAACCAAAAATCTTATGCTTAGATGAACCCCTCTCCAATTTGGATGCAAAACTACGAAACCAATTGAGAGTAGAGTTAAAAAGACTGCAAAAGCAATTTGGGATTACAACCGTCTATGTCACACATGACCAGGAAGAAGCATTAACAATGTCTGATAAAATTGCTGTCTTCAACAATGGAAAACTGGAACAACTGGGCACGCCAAACGATGTATTTAACAACCCAACATCGGAATTTGTAGCAACATTTATAGGTGATAGCAACGTCTTAGAAACAAAAGAACTGGCTACTTTTTTAAACGCTAAGAACCTTTCTCGTCCAAGCGGGAAAAGCTACCTTCGTCTAAATCATGTACACACAAAGCCTATCAAAGAAGCGATAGAACTGGATGCTGTCGTAACAAACGTGGAATATTTTGGGCTTTATAGCAAATATACATTCAAAACCGTTTTTGGACTGACACTTCGCAATGTCGAGGTAGACCTTTCTAACCATATGAATATTGGCGATAACGTAACATTGTATCTAAAGCAAAGTGATTTCATCCATTTGTAG
- a CDS encoding extracellular solute-binding protein gives MRKLLLMLGIVSTLIFITACSEEGKEATEAKSDKKSELVVYTNQISGDREEVAKSLVEEQNFDFEVVFVQAGGGEMKDRLIAEKNNPLADVVLGGSPLEHLALAENNILAPFTPIWAEDIDSSLVGPENNYWPWAIDTVHYTYNKDLVGGNNQPPVPQDWPDLTKPEYKDQYYIFEPSGTTGAVLFASMLVRYLDDNGEHGVSEEGWKLVKDIYANAVNPTPQDWQEALKEDVTGGFIWGGGVISVARDKNIELDIMEPSVGTPFLPALVGKIHTGNEEKMENAEEFINWWGSADVQATWGEKTGQAPANKEALEKIGGEIQALLDRLEAQELDWNYIYEHMDAWREKMALEYAQ, from the coding sequence ATGAGAAAATTATTGCTCATGCTTGGAATAGTTTCAACCCTTATATTCATTACCGCTTGCAGTGAGGAAGGAAAAGAAGCAACTGAAGCAAAATCAGATAAGAAGTCGGAATTAGTCGTGTATACCAACCAAATTTCTGGTGATCGCGAGGAAGTAGCTAAAAGTTTAGTAGAAGAGCAAAATTTCGATTTTGAAGTTGTATTTGTGCAAGCTGGTGGAGGAGAAATGAAAGACAGACTTATCGCTGAAAAAAATAATCCACTCGCGGATGTTGTTTTGGGAGGCTCTCCATTAGAGCATTTAGCTTTAGCAGAAAATAATATATTAGCACCATTTACTCCTATTTGGGCAGAAGATATCGATTCCAGTTTAGTTGGACCAGAAAACAACTACTGGCCATGGGCCATCGATACCGTTCACTATACGTACAATAAAGATTTAGTTGGTGGGAATAATCAACCACCAGTACCGCAAGATTGGCCTGATTTAACAAAACCCGAATATAAAGATCAATACTATATTTTCGAACCCTCTGGAACGACAGGTGCTGTTCTGTTCGCTTCCATGCTTGTAAGATATCTGGACGATAATGGTGAGCATGGCGTATCAGAAGAAGGATGGAAATTAGTAAAAGATATTTATGCAAATGCCGTAAATCCAACTCCGCAAGATTGGCAAGAAGCACTGAAGGAAGACGTAACGGGAGGATTCATTTGGGGAGGCGGCGTGATTTCCGTTGCTCGTGACAAGAATATCGAACTAGATATTATGGAACCTTCTGTAGGTACACCGTTTTTACCTGCTCTTGTAGGAAAGATTCATACTGGTAACGAGGAGAAAATGGAAAACGCAGAAGAATTTATTAACTGGTGGGGTTCTGCCGACGTCCAAGCAACTTGGGGAGAAAAAACTGGACAAGCCCCAGCAAATAAAGAAGCACTAGAGAAAATTGGTGGAGAGATACAAGCATTGCTTGATCGTTTAGAAGCACAAGAACTTGACTGGAATTATATCTATGAGCATATGGATGCATGGCGTGAAAAAATGGCACTTGAATATGCACAGTAA
- a CDS encoding NAD(P)/FAD-dependent oxidoreductase: protein MSEADVYDVTIVGGGPAGLFSAFYSGLRELKTKIIEYHPFLGGKVNVYPEKIVWDIGAMPPLPGQQVVENMVQQGLTFDPEVVFNEEVVSIDKNEAGFFVVKASSGNVHYSKTVIVAVGGGILNPKRLPLANASDFENKNLHYTIKNLKDFKNKRVLISGGGNSATDWAKELSGIAKEVYIACRSDFSCHESQITYLQNHSVVCFTQTEISELMANASGDRIEKVALKNRESGVKQYIPIDEVIVNHGYERDKSLLEDSPLDIQIFDNYFIAGSSSSESSIPGLFAAGDILHHDGKLHLIAGAFQDAANAVNQAKLYLEPEATKTAMVSSHNEKLYRRNEKIVADLLRE, encoded by the coding sequence ATATCTGAGGCAGACGTGTATGATGTAACGATTGTTGGAGGAGGGCCAGCTGGGCTTTTTTCAGCATTTTACAGTGGTCTACGTGAATTGAAGACGAAAATTATTGAATATCATCCTTTTCTTGGTGGAAAAGTGAATGTATATCCTGAAAAAATTGTCTGGGATATAGGAGCGATGCCACCACTTCCAGGACAACAAGTTGTCGAAAATATGGTGCAGCAAGGGCTTACCTTTGACCCTGAGGTAGTGTTCAATGAGGAAGTTGTATCCATTGACAAAAATGAAGCTGGTTTCTTTGTTGTGAAAGCGTCCTCAGGAAATGTGCATTATTCTAAGACCGTAATCGTAGCAGTTGGTGGGGGGATATTAAATCCAAAACGTTTACCACTTGCTAATGCGAGCGACTTTGAAAATAAAAATCTGCATTATACGATAAAGAATTTGAAAGATTTTAAGAATAAGCGTGTATTAATTTCTGGTGGGGGAAATTCTGCCACGGATTGGGCTAAAGAATTATCAGGTATTGCGAAAGAAGTATATATTGCATGTAGAAGCGATTTTTCTTGCCATGAATCCCAGATTACATATTTACAAAATCATTCTGTTGTTTGCTTCACGCAAACTGAAATATCGGAATTAATGGCAAATGCCTCTGGCGATCGGATAGAAAAAGTAGCACTGAAAAATCGAGAGTCAGGTGTAAAGCAATATATTCCGATTGACGAGGTTATTGTGAACCATGGCTATGAGAGAGACAAATCATTATTAGAGGACAGCCCACTTGATATTCAAATCTTTGATAATTATTTTATAGCTGGATCAAGCAGTAGTGAAAGCTCTATCCCTGGCTTATTCGCTGCAGGAGATATTTTACATCATGACGGTAAGCTTCATCTTATTGCTGGTGCTTTTCAAGATGCAGCAAACGCAGTCAATCAAGCCAAACTTTACCTTGAACCCGAAGCAACGAAAACAGCAATGGTATCCTCTCACAATGAAAAACTATATAGACGGAATGAAAAAATCGTAGCGGATTTATTGAGGGAATAG
- a CDS encoding ABC transporter permease: MKQLINVKQWKKNSMRLLIGAFLLWFVIAFLIYPNFNIILASFRTESGFSFAIVRKLFESPIAMDGLKNSFILAISLAITTNIVGVFIVLVSEYFEIRGAKLLKIGYMTTFIYGGIILVSGYSMIYGENGIVTKTLASFFPNFNVQWFGGFWAVLFVMTVSTTTSHMMFLGNAIKSIDNYTIEAAKNMGASSFYIIRRIVLPVVLPTIFAITILQFLGGLSAFAAPLIIGGKDFQTIAPLILELNKIPGSQGLALMLSLVLGLTTILLLILFTKLEKGGTFFSISKTKAVYVKQKINHKTLHIFVHAIAYLLFIIYVMPVVLIIAFSFTNSAAIHEVKLSFSAFTLDNYQTVFHDIEKITPFFNSANFSIQAAIAVTIIVLLGVGIRRKHDNFFTQFIEYAFLIPWMLPSTLIAIGFLTTYDEPKLIIGNKVLIGTTEILVLAYIIILIPITSRLLRASYQSVDQDYERAAKSLGASSFYTFRRIVLPMLLPTVLALIVLNFNSLLSDYNIAAFLSHPLKEPLGLLIRRYTSVEATGDTQALIYVFSTILMAIAAITVSIVYGWLLKEKKK, encoded by the coding sequence ATGAAACAACTTATAAACGTAAAACAATGGAAGAAAAATAGTATGCGTCTACTAATCGGCGCCTTTCTACTATGGTTTGTCATTGCCTTTCTCATATATCCAAACTTCAACATCATTCTAGCAAGTTTTCGAACAGAATCAGGATTTTCCTTTGCTATTGTTCGTAAGCTATTCGAGTCGCCCATTGCCATGGATGGGTTAAAAAACAGCTTCATCTTAGCTATATCCTTAGCAATTACCACGAATATTGTTGGGGTCTTTATTGTACTTGTTTCCGAGTACTTTGAAATAAGAGGAGCTAAACTATTAAAAATTGGATATATGACAACATTTATTTATGGCGGAATCATATTGGTTTCAGGCTACTCGATGATTTACGGCGAAAACGGGATTGTGACAAAGACACTTGCTTCGTTTTTCCCTAATTTTAATGTGCAATGGTTTGGAGGGTTTTGGGCTGTTCTGTTTGTAATGACAGTATCTACGACAACCTCACATATGATGTTCTTAGGAAATGCGATTAAATCCATTGACAACTACACGATTGAAGCTGCTAAAAACATGGGTGCTTCGTCATTTTACATTATAAGAAGAATTGTTTTACCTGTCGTGTTGCCTACCATTTTTGCCATTACTATTTTGCAATTCTTGGGCGGGCTAAGTGCATTTGCTGCTCCCTTAATTATTGGCGGAAAAGACTTTCAAACCATTGCCCCATTAATTTTAGAATTAAATAAAATCCCTGGGTCACAAGGGTTGGCACTTATGCTTTCGTTAGTACTCGGACTGACAACGATTTTGCTATTAATCTTATTCACGAAACTCGAAAAAGGTGGAACTTTTTTCTCTATATCAAAAACAAAAGCAGTATATGTCAAACAGAAGATTAATCATAAAACACTTCATATCTTTGTTCATGCTATAGCTTACCTACTGTTTATCATTTATGTCATGCCAGTGGTTTTAATCATTGCATTCTCTTTTACCAATTCTGCTGCCATTCATGAAGTAAAATTAAGCTTTTCCGCATTTACTCTAGATAACTATCAAACAGTATTTCATGATATAGAAAAGATTACCCCGTTTTTTAATAGTGCTAATTTTTCTATCCAAGCAGCAATTGCAGTTACAATAATTGTTTTGTTAGGTGTAGGCATAAGAAGAAAGCATGACAATTTTTTTACCCAGTTTATTGAATATGCATTTTTAATACCATGGATGCTACCATCTACGTTAATCGCAATTGGATTTTTAACCACTTATGATGAGCCGAAATTAATTATTGGAAACAAGGTGTTAATCGGTACAACCGAAATATTAGTGCTAGCGTATATCATTATTCTCATTCCGATTACTTCCAGACTATTACGAGCTTCCTATCAATCTGTGGATCAGGATTATGAGCGGGCTGCAAAATCGCTCGGCGCGAGTTCATTTTACACGTTTCGTCGAATCGTCTTACCTATGCTCCTGCCAACGGTTCTCGCATTAATTGTCTTAAATTTCAACTCACTACTATCGGACTATAACATCGCAGCATTTTTATCGCATCCTTTAAAGGAGCCGCTCGGTTTATTGATTCGCAGATATACATCTGTGGAAGCGACTGGCGATACACAAGCATTAATCTATGTCTTCTCGACAATTTTGATGGCGATTGCCGCCATCACCGTTTCGATCGTTTATGGCTGGTTATTAAAAGAAAAGAAGAAATAA
- a CDS encoding inositol monophosphatase family protein, giving the protein MSLEPTSPRYEFAINLIDSCKLLLEQHSIENIEEKDHDKDLVTNLDKVLNTHIIREISNRFNDSIVGEEESKSGNKQNSWYIDPIDGTTNFIYRHREFAISIAFEGNEEKFGLVFDVKEDTLYHAHTNLGAFINGQPFTRPKTAAYGIIHINPSYLKEAKYEAFANRFKGVRYLEVCAIEIIRVAIGEASCFYRRDQQAWDYKAAVIFAEMVGLLVEVTENQTVLVGTKWNEFLEEINKHERKSVLGDL; this is encoded by the coding sequence ATGAGCCTTGAACCTACATCGCCACGATATGAATTTGCAATCAACTTAATCGACTCTTGCAAACTTCTATTAGAGCAACATTCCATTGAAAATATAGAAGAAAAAGATCACGATAAAGATTTAGTTACCAATCTAGATAAAGTACTTAATACGCATATTATTCGTGAAATTAGCAACAGATTTAATGATAGCATTGTCGGTGAGGAAGAATCAAAATCAGGAAACAAACAAAATAGCTGGTACATTGATCCTATTGATGGAACGACAAACTTCATTTATCGTCATCGTGAATTTGCTATATCCATCGCCTTCGAAGGAAATGAAGAAAAATTTGGACTCGTTTTTGATGTAAAGGAAGACACACTATATCACGCTCATACCAACTTGGGAGCTTTTATTAATGGTCAACCTTTTACCCGACCAAAAACAGCAGCATATGGAATTATCCATATTAACCCCAGCTACCTAAAGGAAGCAAAATATGAAGCATTTGCCAATCGCTTTAAAGGTGTTCGTTACCTAGAAGTTTGTGCTATCGAAATCATTCGAGTAGCAATTGGAGAAGCGAGCTGCTTTTATAGAAGAGATCAACAAGCATGGGATTATAAAGCCGCGGTTATCTTCGCAGAAATGGTCGGCTTACTTGTAGAGGTGACAGAAAATCAAACCGTTCTAGTAGGTACAAAATGGAACGAGTTTCTTGAAGAAATCAACAAACACGAAAGGAAAAGTGTTTTGGGGGATTTATAA
- a CDS encoding glycerophosphodiester phosphodiesterase family protein — MKYTTILNNLLEKNDCLIACHQGSAGGNISYNTYRSMLNAIRQGAHIVEFDISRSKDGIFYIFHEHEEPIRLNQQEKFREFTSDALSRMPLLNMNMQAVDSPPTVKQFMAAMKKHPHTLLHVDHAKKWGKELLEHFDQFEDQRESIIIKTDVEATDYLEVLAQHEVKYMTLPKVWSETDFKTIMSYRDHINIIGFEMIFDDPQATYVSKETLHTLREMGYHTMINAIVLWNDRLSLCGGFDDDISLLEDPDLGWGKLLEMGFDIIQTDWPLPLKVYLEQKGVNLVYEP; from the coding sequence ATGAAATACACCACTATCTTAAACAATCTATTGGAAAAAAATGATTGCTTAATTGCTTGTCACCAAGGGTCGGCAGGAGGGAATATTTCCTACAACACATATCGGTCCATGCTGAATGCCATTCGTCAAGGTGCTCATATTGTAGAATTTGATATTAGTCGATCAAAAGACGGTATCTTTTATATTTTTCACGAGCATGAAGAGCCCATTCGCTTGAATCAACAAGAAAAATTTCGCGAATTTACCTCTGATGCATTAAGTCGTATGCCTTTACTGAATATGAATATGCAAGCTGTCGATTCCCCACCAACAGTGAAACAATTTATGGCAGCTATGAAAAAGCATCCCCATACATTATTACATGTTGATCATGCCAAGAAATGGGGAAAAGAGCTTTTGGAACATTTCGATCAATTTGAAGATCAACGAGAATCTATTATAATTAAAACAGATGTTGAAGCAACCGATTATTTGGAAGTATTAGCACAGCATGAGGTGAAATATATGACGTTGCCAAAGGTCTGGAGTGAAACTGACTTTAAAACCATTATGTCGTATCGTGATCACATTAATATCATTGGATTTGAAATGATCTTTGATGATCCGCAAGCAACTTATGTATCAAAGGAAACTTTACATACACTTCGAGAAATGGGCTACCACACCATGATTAACGCCATTGTTCTTTGGAATGATCGCCTATCACTTTGCGGTGGATTTGACGACGATATCTCCTTATTGGAAGACCCAGATTTGGGGTGGGGAAAGCTGCTAGAGATGGGTTTTGATATTATTCAAACAGATTGGCCACTACCATTAAAAGTATATCTTGAACAAAAAGGAGTTAATCTCGTCTATGAGCCTTGA
- a CDS encoding LacI family DNA-binding transcriptional regulator codes for MVKLEDVAKKAGISKTTVSRVLNNDKTITVTDETREKILAAVEELGYKPLRKKRTKPKQYHVAMIHNNEAFKSTVDRAFYFSIRNGLEHMALKKNVTIVSLPLDHLTTISTTNTTFDGAIILGNLSKDEHDFIREYIHSQHVVVIGLANPYADQYDHISFNTRQAVYKVLDYLRELGHEQIGCLGAEESSDLLNTDSRKWHFTNYMKALDLYHEDWIIFGDKGIEAGQEIAKKLLELEEIPTALFVANDPTAIGVVQALQDAGLKVPEDMSVIGFNGDYTTEYIYPPLSTLKVNTNEMGQEAIITVLERIKGYRKLAKKVEIATHIIERKSCASITK; via the coding sequence ATGGTGAAGTTGGAGGACGTCGCCAAAAAAGCTGGTATTTCTAAAACAACTGTCTCACGCGTATTAAATAACGACAAAACCATTACAGTGACGGATGAAACGAGAGAGAAAATACTGGCGGCCGTTGAAGAATTAGGATATAAGCCCTTACGTAAAAAAAGGACAAAACCAAAGCAATACCATGTGGCAATGATTCATAACAATGAAGCATTTAAAAGCACTGTAGATAGAGCCTTCTACTTTTCCATTCGTAATGGATTAGAGCATATGGCGCTGAAGAAGAATGTGACCATTGTAAGTTTACCACTGGATCATTTAACAACGATCTCTACTACGAATACGACTTTTGATGGCGCCATTATTCTCGGAAATCTTTCCAAAGATGAACATGATTTTATTCGTGAGTATATTCATTCGCAACATGTAGTTGTTATTGGTCTTGCAAATCCTTATGCCGATCAATATGACCATATTTCATTTAATACAAGACAGGCTGTGTATAAGGTACTGGACTATTTAAGAGAACTTGGTCATGAACAAATTGGCTGCTTAGGTGCCGAAGAATCATCTGATCTATTAAACACTGATTCACGCAAATGGCATTTCACCAATTATATGAAAGCACTAGATCTATATCATGAAGATTGGATTATTTTTGGAGACAAGGGAATAGAAGCGGGGCAAGAAATCGCTAAAAAATTACTAGAACTTGAAGAGATACCAACGGCTTTGTTTGTTGCTAACGACCCAACAGCAATTGGTGTAGTGCAAGCATTGCAAGATGCAGGGCTAAAGGTTCCAGAAGACATGTCGGTCATTGGATTTAATGGTGACTATACAACGGAATATATTTACCCCCCATTGTCTACATTAAAAGTAAATACAAATGAAATGGGGCAAGAAGCGATTATTACCGTTCTAGAACGGATCAAAGGATACAGGAAACTAGCTAAAAAAGTAGAAATAGCAACACATATTATTGAACGGAAAAGCTGTGCTTCAATAACAAAATGA